The Streptomyces sp. NBC_01275 genome has a segment encoding these proteins:
- a CDS encoding NAD(P)/FAD-dependent oxidoreductase yields MVKERARILVVGGGYVGMYTALRLQRKLKQEIARGEAEITVVTPDPYMTYQPFLPEAAAGSISPRHVVVPLRRVLPHCRVVVGEVTAVDHAKRVATLTTLATDEEGTGPQQLSYDELVFAPGSVSRTLPIPGLADYAIGFKTVEEAIGLRNHVIEQMDIASSTRDPAIRDAALTYVFVGGGYAGVEALGELEDMARYATRYYHNVKPEDMKWILVEASDRILPEVGEDLGRYTVSELRRRNIDVRLSTRLDSCADRIAVLSDGARFPTRTVVWTAGVKPHPVLAATDLPLNERGRLRCTPELTIEGVTHAWAAGDAAAVPDVTAAEPGRETAPNAQHAVRQAKVLADNIAHSLRGEPLRTYSHKYVGSVASLGLHKGVAHVYGRKLKGYPAWFMHRAYHLSRVPTFNRKARVLAEWTLSGLFKREIVSLGSLEHPRAEFELAAGGKPSDESSDDPKGSS; encoded by the coding sequence ATGGTGAAGGAACGTGCGCGCATTCTCGTTGTCGGCGGCGGCTACGTCGGGATGTACACGGCTCTGCGGCTCCAGCGGAAGCTGAAGCAGGAAATCGCGCGGGGCGAAGCCGAGATCACCGTGGTCACTCCCGACCCCTATATGACGTATCAGCCGTTCCTCCCCGAGGCGGCCGCCGGCTCCATCTCTCCCCGGCACGTCGTCGTCCCCCTGCGCCGCGTCCTGCCGCACTGCCGCGTCGTCGTCGGCGAGGTCACCGCCGTCGACCACGCCAAGCGCGTCGCCACCCTCACCACCCTCGCCACCGACGAGGAGGGCACCGGCCCACAGCAGCTGTCGTACGACGAACTGGTCTTCGCGCCCGGTTCCGTCTCCCGCACGCTGCCCATTCCGGGACTCGCCGACTACGCCATCGGCTTCAAGACCGTCGAAGAGGCCATCGGGCTGCGCAACCACGTGATCGAACAGATGGACATCGCCTCCTCCACCCGCGACCCCGCCATCCGCGACGCCGCCCTCACCTACGTCTTCGTCGGCGGCGGCTACGCGGGCGTGGAGGCGCTCGGCGAACTGGAGGACATGGCCCGCTACGCCACGCGCTACTACCACAACGTCAAACCCGAGGACATGAAGTGGATCCTCGTCGAGGCCTCCGACCGGATCCTGCCCGAGGTCGGCGAGGACCTGGGCCGCTACACGGTCAGCGAACTGCGCCGCCGCAACATCGACGTCCGCCTGAGCACCCGCCTGGACTCCTGCGCCGACCGCATCGCCGTCCTCAGCGACGGCGCCCGCTTCCCGACCCGCACGGTGGTGTGGACCGCCGGCGTCAAACCCCACCCCGTCCTCGCCGCCACCGACCTCCCGCTGAACGAACGAGGGCGGCTGAGATGCACCCCGGAGCTGACCATCGAGGGCGTCACGCACGCGTGGGCGGCCGGAGACGCGGCTGCCGTCCCCGACGTGACGGCCGCCGAGCCCGGCAGGGAGACCGCCCCCAACGCCCAGCACGCCGTCCGCCAGGCCAAGGTCCTCGCCGACAACATCGCGCACTCCCTGCGCGGCGAACCGCTCCGGACGTACTCCCACAAGTACGTCGGCTCGGTCGCCTCCCTAGGACTCCACAAAGGCGTCGCGCATGTCTACGGGCGCAAGCTCAAGGGCTATCCGGCCTGGTTCATGCACCGCGCGTACCACCTCAGCCGCGTGCCCACCTTCAACCGCAAGGCGCGCGTGCTCGCCGAATGGACCCTCTCCGGGCTCTTCAAACGAGAGATCGTCTCTCTGGGATCCCTCGAACATCCCCGCGCGGAGTTCGAACTGGCTGCCGGTGGAAAGCCTTCTGACGAGTCTTCCGACGACCCGAAGGGGTCGTCCTGA
- a CDS encoding MFS transporter, which translates to MREVNVTRAMGAAMRRIHVGNALSAFGLGFTVPYLYVYVAQVRGLGAVTAGLVLAVFAVAALIVLPFAGRAIVRRGPLPVLLAALVTAALGALSLGLAGSATAVLAAAAALGAGQAVMQPALATMIVDSSTAETRSRAFAMQFFLQNLGLGVGGLIGGHLVDTTRASSFTLLFSIEAAMFLLLAVVVSTVRLPHAPHVGDAPKGSAKGGWKQLLGNRAMVRLSVLGFVLFFACYGQFESGLSAYGVEAAGISTSALGTALAANTAVIVVAQFAVLKFVERQKRSRVIAAVGLIWAVAWSVAGYAGLGHGSQAMATAAFVSTYALFGLGEAMLSPTVAPLVADLAPAGLAGQYNSAFALVKQLALAVGPAVGGPMGASLHAPYIVTFLLFSLGITYLALRLGRELTAVQDQPWSVRTRVVAKGGAVVEPVGVEA; encoded by the coding sequence ATGAGAGAGGTGAACGTGACCAGGGCGATGGGCGCAGCGATGCGCCGGATCCACGTGGGCAACGCACTCAGCGCGTTCGGGCTCGGCTTCACCGTCCCCTACCTGTACGTCTATGTGGCGCAGGTGCGGGGTCTGGGCGCTGTGACGGCGGGGCTCGTCCTCGCCGTCTTCGCCGTGGCCGCGCTGATCGTGCTGCCGTTCGCCGGTCGGGCGATCGTGCGGCGCGGCCCCCTGCCGGTCCTGCTCGCCGCCCTGGTCACCGCCGCGCTGGGCGCACTGAGCCTGGGGCTCGCCGGCAGCGCCACCGCCGTACTCGCCGCCGCGGCCGCGCTCGGGGCCGGACAGGCTGTGATGCAGCCGGCGCTGGCGACGATGATCGTGGACTCTTCGACGGCGGAGACGCGGTCGCGGGCGTTCGCGATGCAGTTCTTTCTGCAGAACCTCGGGCTCGGTGTGGGCGGGCTGATCGGCGGGCATCTCGTCGACACCACGCGCGCGTCGTCCTTCACGCTGCTGTTCTCGATCGAGGCGGCGATGTTCCTGCTGCTGGCCGTCGTGGTGTCGACGGTGCGGCTGCCGCATGCGCCGCACGTCGGGGACGCGCCGAAGGGCTCGGCGAAGGGCGGCTGGAAGCAGCTGCTCGGCAATCGGGCCATGGTGCGGCTGAGCGTCCTGGGCTTCGTGCTGTTCTTCGCCTGCTACGGGCAGTTCGAGTCGGGGCTGAGTGCGTACGGGGTCGAGGCGGCCGGGATCTCGACGTCCGCGCTCGGGACGGCGCTCGCCGCCAACACCGCGGTGATCGTCGTGGCGCAGTTCGCGGTGCTGAAGTTCGTCGAGCGGCAGAAGCGGTCGCGGGTGATCGCGGCCGTGGGGCTGATCTGGGCCGTGGCGTGGTCCGTTGCGGGGTACGCGGGGCTCGGGCACGGCAGTCAGGCCATGGCTACGGCCGCGTTCGTGTCGACGTACGCGCTGTTCGGGCTGGGGGAGGCCATGTTGTCGCCGACGGTCGCGCCGCTGGTGGCCGATCTGGCGCCGGCCGGGCTGGCGGGGCAGTACAACTCGGCGTTCGCCCTGGTGAAGCAGCTGGCGCTGGCCGTCGGGCCGGCGGTGGGCGGGCCGATGGGGGCCTCGCTGCATGCGCCGTACATCGTGACGTTCCTGCTGTTCTCGCTGGGGATCACCTACCTCGCGCTGCGGCTTGGGCGGGAGCTCACCGCCGTACAGGATCAGCCGTGGTCGGTGCGGACGCGGGTGGTGGCGAAGGGTGGGGCTGTGGTGGAGCCTGTGGGTGTGGAGGCCTGA
- a CDS encoding type IV secretory system conjugative DNA transfer family protein yields MRPGDKRAPGPEGQGGIPDGLLVGILAFLLGMTLLVWTSTGLAALFSHGAWPTGVTFTRTPLAMRHLAAQPHDIPGAWPEARETALSGYGLFWGLLIGELMILFVLTVFVMGTLARWRAVRARRRTGAQTGTQTRAGTAGTAESPEAREAQQTPAHHEVPTPRAEAKPSPDLEPGTEATAATPTPAPVSLPVPATVIPTTPSLLYGPAEIRHITAAEAVRDAEGPILVVTSSPALWQDTKDARAKLGPVHLYDPTHRCDTPARLHWSPTTGCEDRETAKARATALLAPVRPSARLDQAVNDTAETLLRSCLHAAAIDGRTIRHVHRWSQGTGIQEAVRTLRTSPKAAPGAAGELEAALTAHPERRDIAQELTSRALSALSTINIREACTPNRTDALALDSFVAEGGTVYVVGESIEDPRTSPGAMPLLTALVSSVVERGRRMAERSSSGRLDPPLTLVLDDIAAVAPLPQLPELLSTGAGRGLPTLALLRSREQARARWPHHELPV; encoded by the coding sequence ATGAGACCGGGCGACAAGCGGGCCCCCGGCCCCGAGGGCCAGGGCGGCATCCCCGACGGCCTGCTCGTGGGCATACTCGCGTTCCTGCTGGGGATGACGCTGCTGGTCTGGACGTCGACGGGCCTGGCAGCCCTCTTCTCCCACGGCGCCTGGCCCACCGGCGTCACCTTCACCCGCACCCCCCTGGCCATGCGCCACCTCGCCGCCCAGCCCCACGACATCCCCGGCGCCTGGCCGGAAGCCCGGGAGACGGCGCTCTCCGGATACGGCCTGTTCTGGGGCCTGCTCATCGGCGAGCTGATGATCCTCTTCGTCCTCACGGTCTTCGTGATGGGCACCCTGGCCCGCTGGAGAGCGGTAAGGGCACGGAGGAGGACGGGGGCGCAGACAGGGACGCAGACGAGGGCGGGGACCGCAGGGACGGCCGAGAGTCCGGAAGCCCGTGAGGCTCAGCAGACACCGGCCCACCACGAGGTGCCGACGCCGAGAGCGGAGGCTAAGCCGAGCCCCGACCTGGAACCGGGGACCGAGGCGACGGCAGCGACGCCGACACCGGCGCCGGTGTCGCTGCCGGTTCCGGCGACCGTGATTCCCACCACCCCGTCACTGCTGTACGGCCCCGCGGAGATCCGGCACATCACCGCCGCCGAGGCCGTACGCGACGCCGAGGGCCCCATCCTGGTCGTCACCTCAAGTCCCGCCCTCTGGCAGGACACCAAGGACGCCAGAGCCAAGCTGGGCCCGGTCCACCTCTACGACCCCACCCACCGCTGCGACACCCCCGCCCGCCTCCACTGGTCCCCGACGACAGGCTGCGAGGACAGAGAGACCGCCAAGGCGAGAGCCACCGCCCTCCTCGCCCCCGTACGCCCTTCCGCCCGCCTGGACCAGGCGGTGAACGACACCGCGGAGACCCTCCTCCGCAGTTGTCTCCACGCCGCCGCCATCGACGGCCGCACCATCCGCCACGTCCACCGCTGGTCCCAGGGCACCGGCATCCAGGAGGCGGTCCGCACCCTCCGCACCAGCCCCAAGGCCGCCCCGGGCGCGGCCGGCGAACTGGAAGCCGCACTGACCGCCCACCCCGAACGCCGGGACATCGCCCAGGAGTTGACCTCCCGCGCCCTGTCCGCCCTCTCCACGATCAACATCCGCGAGGCATGCACTCCCAACCGAACTGATGCCCTCGCCCTGGATTCCTTCGTGGCCGAAGGGGGAACTGTCTATGTGGTCGGTGAATCCATCGAGGACCCCAGGACCAGCCCGGGCGCGATGCCCCTTCTGACGGCCCTCGTCTCCAGCGTGGTCGAGCGCGGCCGGCGCATGGCCGAACGGTCATCCTCCGGTCGCCTCGACCCACCACTTACCCTGGTCCTCGACGACATCGCGGCCGTGGCCCCGCTGCCCCAGCTACCGGAGCTCCTGTCCACCGGCGCGGGTCGCGGCCTGCCCACCCTGGCCCTCCTCCGCTCCCGCGAGCAGGCCAGAGCCCGCTGGCCCCACCACGAACTCCCGGTCTAG
- a CDS encoding ATP-binding protein: MRDPLSVLTDAFTSFLFGKVETTRLPVRTSTGQAQAVYLPTAAPGLGDSGVIIGREVYSGKGYIYDPFQLYGQQLPAPHWLVLGESGNGKSALEKTYVLRQLRFRDRQVVVLDAQGEDGVGEWNLIAQALGITPIRLDPMAALDHGIRLNPLDPSITTTGQLALLRTIIEVAMGHGLDERSGFALKVAHAYVNETIVERQPVLTDIVEQLRHPEPESAEAMNVAIDDVRAWGLDVALVLDRLVDGDLRGMFDGPTTVGIDLDAPLIVFDLSHIDRNSIAMPILMAIVGVWLEHTWIRPDRKKRIFLVEEAWHIINSPFVAQLFQRLLKFGRRLGLSFVAVVHHLSDVVDGAAAKEAAAILKMASTRTIYAQKADEARMTGRVLGLPRWAVEIIPTLTPGIAVWDVNGNVQVVKHLITETERPLVFTDRAMTESSADQLAAADDALHAAELEQERRAAAFMEQHLADLDGSSESTVA, from the coding sequence ATGCGGGACCCGCTGTCCGTCCTCACCGACGCCTTCACGTCCTTCCTCTTCGGCAAGGTCGAGACGACCCGGCTGCCGGTCCGCACGTCCACCGGCCAGGCCCAGGCGGTCTACCTCCCGACCGCCGCCCCCGGCCTGGGCGACTCCGGCGTGATCATCGGCCGCGAGGTCTACTCCGGAAAGGGCTACATCTACGACCCCTTCCAGCTGTACGGCCAACAGCTCCCGGCCCCGCACTGGCTGGTCCTGGGCGAGTCCGGCAACGGCAAGTCGGCCCTGGAGAAGACGTACGTCCTACGACAGCTGCGCTTCCGCGACCGCCAGGTCGTCGTCCTGGACGCCCAGGGCGAGGACGGCGTGGGCGAATGGAACCTCATCGCGCAGGCGCTGGGGATAACCCCCATCCGCCTGGACCCGATGGCCGCCCTGGACCACGGCATCCGCCTCAACCCGCTGGACCCGTCGATCACGACGACCGGCCAGCTGGCGCTGCTGCGCACCATCATCGAGGTCGCGATGGGCCACGGCCTCGACGAACGCTCCGGCTTCGCCCTCAAGGTCGCCCACGCCTACGTCAACGAGACGATCGTCGAACGCCAGCCGGTCCTGACCGACATCGTCGAGCAACTGCGCCACCCCGAACCCGAGTCGGCGGAGGCGATGAACGTCGCCATAGACGACGTACGGGCCTGGGGCCTGGACGTGGCACTCGTCCTGGACCGCCTGGTCGACGGTGACCTCAGGGGCATGTTCGACGGCCCGACGACGGTCGGCATCGACCTGGACGCACCCCTCATCGTCTTCGATTTGTCCCACATCGACCGGAATTCGATCGCCATGCCGATCCTGATGGCGATCGTCGGCGTCTGGCTGGAGCACACCTGGATCCGCCCCGACCGGAAGAAGCGCATCTTCCTGGTCGAGGAGGCCTGGCACATCATCAACAGCCCGTTCGTGGCCCAGCTGTTCCAGCGCCTGCTGAAGTTCGGCCGACGACTCGGTCTGTCGTTCGTGGCGGTGGTCCACCACCTGTCCGACGTGGTGGACGGAGCGGCGGCGAAAGAAGCGGCCGCGATCCTGAAGATGGCCTCGACACGGACCATCTACGCGCAGAAGGCGGACGAGGCGAGAATGACGGGCCGGGTCCTCGGCCTGCCCAGGTGGGCGGTGGAGATCATCCCCACCCTCACCCCCGGCATCGCGGTGTGGGACGTCAACGGCAACGTCCAAGTGGTCAAACACCTGATCACGGAGACGGAACGCCCCCTGGTCTTCACCGACCGCGCGATGACGGAGTCCTCCGCCGACCAGCTCGCCGCCGCCGACGACGCCCTGCACGCGGCCGAACTGGAACAGGAACGACGGGCGGCGGCCTTCATGGAACAGCACCTGGCCGACTTGGACGGCTCGTCCGAGTCGACGGTGGCCTAG
- a CDS encoding MarR family winged helix-turn-helix transcriptional regulator, which translates to MGDTLGSTGSTGIGGEPTLEEQIAAYQREFRDLDPQVEKIVSALSRLNRRMNVAYGRQTADLGISNAEWEVLKALVLSGAPYRLGPSDLAKRLGLTPAAMTHRIDRMLAEGLVTRERDESNRVRVIVELTPEGREKWLEAMRMATVFEGDLLQDLSAEERTVLGEVLTRLLRRVEHAQPDAGGRLSDLD; encoded by the coding sequence ATGGGCGACACCCTCGGCAGCACGGGCAGTACCGGCATCGGCGGCGAGCCGACCCTCGAAGAGCAGATCGCCGCCTACCAGCGCGAGTTCCGGGACCTCGACCCCCAGGTCGAGAAGATCGTCTCGGCACTGTCCCGCCTCAACCGCCGGATGAACGTCGCCTACGGCCGTCAGACCGCCGACCTCGGCATCAGCAACGCCGAGTGGGAGGTCCTCAAGGCCCTCGTGCTGTCCGGCGCCCCCTACCGTCTGGGCCCCAGCGACCTCGCCAAGCGACTCGGTCTGACGCCGGCCGCGATGACCCACCGGATCGACCGCATGCTCGCTGAGGGACTGGTGACCCGGGAACGGGACGAGTCCAACCGGGTCCGGGTGATCGTGGAGCTGACGCCCGAGGGCCGCGAGAAGTGGCTGGAGGCGATGCGCATGGCGACGGTCTTCGAGGGAGACCTGCTCCAGGACCTCTCGGCAGAGGAGCGGACGGTCCTGGGCGAGGTCCTGACCAGGCTTCTGCGCCGGGTGGAGCACGCCCAGCCGGACGCAGGCGGCCGGCTCAGCGACCTCGACTGA
- a CDS encoding TetR/AcrR family transcriptional regulator produces the protein MHIQDTHWSSASALASGGAVGAVGAAAGHGRGDGPRTTPLRVDAQRNLEHVLRAAREVFGELGYGAPMEDVARRARVGVGTVYRRFPSKDVLVRRIAEEETSRLTDQARAALGQEDEPWSALSRFLRTSVASGAGRLLPPQVLRVGAFSEDGAEGASADEARVPQQRSQSGVGELRLVGEESGSGSGVSGSGVSGSGVSAGASAGASVDASLGDDDTGAAALLDVVGQLVDRAQAAGELRPEVSVSDVLLVIATAAPSLPDPAQQAAASARLLDILLEGLRSRPTS, from the coding sequence ATGCACATTCAGGACACGCATTGGTCGTCCGCTTCCGCCCTTGCATCCGGCGGAGCGGTGGGCGCGGTAGGCGCGGCGGCGGGTCACGGACGCGGGGACGGCCCGCGGACGACGCCGCTGCGCGTGGACGCACAGCGCAATCTGGAGCACGTACTACGGGCGGCGCGCGAGGTCTTCGGCGAGCTGGGTTACGGCGCGCCGATGGAGGACGTGGCGCGGCGCGCGCGGGTCGGCGTCGGCACGGTGTACCGGCGCTTCCCCAGCAAGGACGTCCTGGTGCGGCGGATAGCCGAGGAGGAGACGTCCCGGCTGACCGACCAGGCGCGGGCGGCGCTCGGCCAGGAGGACGAGCCGTGGTCGGCGCTGTCGCGCTTCCTGCGGACGTCGGTCGCGTCCGGCGCGGGGCGGCTGCTGCCGCCGCAGGTGCTGCGGGTCGGCGCCTTCTCCGAGGACGGCGCGGAGGGTGCGTCGGCCGACGAGGCGCGGGTGCCGCAGCAGCGGAGCCAGTCGGGCGTCGGTGAGCTGCGGCTGGTCGGCGAGGAGAGCGGGTCGGGCTCTGGCGTGTCGGGCTCTGGCGTGTCGGGCTCTGGTGTGTCTGCGGGTGCATCGGCCGGCGCCTCCGTCGACGCCTCCCTGGGGGACGACGACACCGGGGCGGCGGCGCTGCTCGACGTCGTGGGTCAGCTCGTGGACCGGGCGCAGGCGGCGGGCGAGCTGCGGCCGGAGGTGTCGGTGTCGGACGTGCTGCTGGTGATCGCGACGGCGGCGCCCTCGCTGCCGGATCCGGCCCAGCAGGCGGCGGCGTCGGCGCGACTGCTGGACATCCTGCTGGAGGGTCTGCGATCGCGGCCGACTTCTTGA
- a CDS encoding SCO6880 family protein, producing the protein MTTDSHVSHAVTPRRTYLIGRARPNAIVGRNRETGEIALIVIGAFLGMMCGLLVPVLALRIVLLSGFPMIALAAVYVPYKHRTFYKWFEINRSYKRSLRQGTTYRSGVMEAGTRIDGQEIEIGPPPGIGRISWLAAPFGPDEIAVLLHADRRTVTAAIEIEGPGVGLRDSEDQEALVDRFGTLLKHVANGDGFVTRLQMLARTLPADPDAHAKDVAVRGDEKSPEWLSRSYDQLQSMVSTSSEQHRAYLVACMQYSRELAAEAHAMARAARPQAGRKLDRDAGLAVVMARELTDICSRLQEADIRVRQPLGQGRLASLVHSMYDPDHPIDHIQAMTRRNAWPAELDAMEPTFLQAKTRESSTRAPWCHATAWVKEWPMTPVGVNFLAPLLVHTPDVIRTVAVTMDLEPTEVAIERMLTEKTNDEAEASRAAKMNRTVDPRDVAAHSRLDQRGEDLASGAAGVNLVGYITVSSRNPEALARDKRTIRASAGKSYLKLEWCDREHHRAFVNTLPFATGIRR; encoded by the coding sequence TTGACGACTGATTCCCACGTGTCCCACGCGGTCACGCCCCGCCGTACATATCTGATCGGCCGCGCCCGGCCGAACGCGATCGTCGGCCGCAACCGCGAGACCGGCGAGATCGCGCTCATCGTCATCGGCGCGTTCCTCGGCATGATGTGCGGGCTCCTCGTCCCCGTCCTCGCCCTGCGCATCGTGCTGCTGAGCGGCTTCCCGATGATCGCGCTGGCCGCGGTGTACGTGCCGTACAAGCACCGCACCTTCTACAAGTGGTTCGAGATCAACCGCAGCTACAAGCGCAGCCTGCGCCAGGGCACGACGTACCGCTCCGGCGTGATGGAGGCGGGCACCAGGATCGACGGCCAGGAGATCGAGATCGGCCCGCCCCCGGGCATCGGCCGCATCAGCTGGCTCGCCGCCCCCTTCGGCCCCGACGAGATCGCCGTACTCCTGCACGCCGACCGCCGTACGGTGACGGCCGCAATCGAGATCGAGGGCCCCGGCGTGGGCCTGCGCGACAGCGAGGACCAGGAGGCCCTCGTCGACCGCTTCGGCACGCTGCTCAAGCACGTGGCGAACGGCGACGGCTTCGTCACCCGCCTGCAGATGCTCGCCCGCACCCTCCCCGCCGACCCCGACGCGCACGCCAAGGACGTGGCCGTACGCGGCGACGAGAAGTCCCCGGAGTGGCTCTCCCGCTCCTACGACCAGCTCCAGTCCATGGTGTCGACCAGCAGCGAGCAGCACCGCGCCTACCTCGTCGCCTGTATGCAGTACTCCCGCGAACTCGCCGCCGAGGCCCACGCCATGGCCCGCGCCGCCCGCCCCCAGGCAGGCCGCAAACTGGACCGCGACGCCGGCCTCGCCGTCGTCATGGCCCGCGAGCTCACGGACATCTGCTCCCGCCTCCAGGAGGCGGACATCCGCGTACGACAGCCCTTGGGCCAGGGCCGCCTCGCGTCCCTCGTGCACTCCATGTACGACCCGGACCACCCCATCGACCACATCCAGGCGATGACCCGGCGCAACGCCTGGCCGGCCGAACTGGACGCCATGGAGCCCACCTTCCTCCAGGCCAAGACCCGCGAGTCCTCCACCCGCGCCCCCTGGTGCCACGCCACGGCCTGGGTGAAGGAGTGGCCGATGACCCCGGTCGGCGTCAACTTCCTGGCCCCGCTCCTGGTCCACACCCCGGACGTCATCCGCACGGTCGCCGTCACGATGGACCTCGAACCCACCGAGGTCGCCATCGAACGCATGCTGACCGAGAAGACGAACGACGAGGCGGAGGCCAGCCGCGCCGCCAAGATGAACCGCACCGTGGACCCGCGTGACGTGGCCGCCCACTCCCGCCTGGACCAGCGCGGCGAGGACCTGGCGAGCGGCGCGGCCGGCGTGAACCTGGTCGGCTACATCACCGTCTCCTCCCGCAACCCCGAGGCCCTCGCCCGCGACAAGCGGACGATAAGGGCGTCGGCCGGAAAGTCGTACCTGAAGCTGGAGTGGTGCGACCGAGAGCACCACCGCGCGTTCGTGAACACTCTCCCCTTCGCCACCGGCATTCGGAGGTAG
- a CDS encoding SpoIIE family protein phosphatase, with product MNFTRWSARLPGTQRRAAARAEHTVTTTDRRSEGSVPAARAERLTDEPPPVPAVDELPVREVLDRVPALVALVHGPDHRLAYVNDAYAAAFGVRPPGEPAADALPELRDLGLMPLLDQALRSGKPRTLKSRKAPDGRSYTFTCTPAAEDNGEGAVLIFATDVTDHAEAAERLRASERRQRETAVTLQRSLLPQELEEPDDLRIAATYQPGGTEAAVGGDWYDVITLGGGRTALVIGDVMGRGVRAAAVMGQLRTAVRAYARLDLPPHEVLQLLDGLATEIDANQIATCVYAIHDPNEGRLVYASAGHLPILVRDENGTVLRADEPTGPPLGTGGWMHASGSIPLGPGSTAVLYTDGLVERRNEDLDEGIAALERALSGATGTPQVVCDRLVRSAGVTADHDDDVAVLVLQHPARTGPDGELFRNAALELLGGVEAAPRARAFASGVLTSWRFPPDLQDLGTLATSELVANSLQHGTPPMRLRLRRTDRRLIIEVTDGDDHLPRRRRAEPGDESGRGIAIVATIASNWGSRRTPGGGKAVWCEFVLPNPAE from the coding sequence GTGAACTTCACGCGCTGGAGCGCCCGGCTCCCCGGAACGCAGCGCCGCGCCGCCGCGCGAGCCGAGCACACGGTCACCACCACGGACCGGCGGAGCGAGGGCTCCGTACCCGCGGCCCGCGCCGAACGACTCACCGACGAGCCGCCCCCGGTGCCCGCCGTCGACGAGCTCCCGGTCCGTGAGGTCCTCGACCGCGTCCCGGCCCTCGTCGCCCTCGTCCACGGCCCCGACCACCGCCTGGCCTACGTCAACGACGCCTACGCGGCGGCCTTCGGCGTACGCCCCCCGGGCGAACCGGCCGCCGACGCGCTCCCCGAACTGCGCGACCTCGGCCTCATGCCCCTCCTCGACCAGGCCCTGCGCAGCGGCAAGCCCCGCACCCTGAAGTCCCGCAAGGCCCCCGACGGCCGCTCCTACACCTTCACCTGCACCCCGGCCGCCGAGGACAACGGCGAGGGCGCCGTCCTCATCTTCGCCACCGACGTCACCGACCACGCCGAGGCCGCCGAACGCCTCAGAGCAAGTGAGCGCCGCCAGCGCGAGACCGCCGTCACCCTCCAGCGCTCCCTCCTGCCCCAGGAGCTCGAAGAGCCCGACGACCTGCGCATCGCCGCCACCTACCAGCCCGGCGGCACCGAGGCAGCCGTCGGCGGCGACTGGTACGACGTCATCACGCTGGGCGGCGGCCGCACGGCGCTGGTCATCGGCGACGTCATGGGCCGAGGCGTGCGCGCGGCAGCCGTCATGGGCCAACTCCGCACAGCGGTCAGGGCGTACGCCCGCCTCGACCTCCCCCCGCACGAGGTCCTCCAGCTCCTCGACGGCCTCGCCACGGAGATCGACGCCAACCAGATCGCCACCTGCGTCTACGCCATCCACGACCCGAACGAGGGACGGCTGGTGTACGCCTCGGCCGGCCACCTGCCCATCCTGGTCCGCGACGAGAACGGCACCGTCCTGCGCGCCGACGAGCCCACCGGCCCGCCCCTGGGCACCGGCGGCTGGATGCACGCCTCCGGCTCGATCCCCCTCGGCCCCGGCTCGACGGCGGTCCTCTACACGGACGGCCTGGTGGAGCGGCGCAACGAGGACCTCGACGAGGGCATCGCCGCTCTGGAGCGCGCCCTGTCCGGCGCGACCGGCACCCCCCAGGTCGTCTGCGACCGCCTCGTCCGCTCGGCCGGCGTCACCGCCGACCACGACGACGACGTCGCCGTCCTGGTCCTCCAGCACCCGGCCCGCACCGGCCCCGACGGCGAACTGTTCCGCAACGCGGCCCTGGAGCTCCTCGGCGGCGTGGAAGCGGCCCCACGCGCGCGTGCCTTCGCCTCCGGCGTCCTCACCAGCTGGCGCTTCCCGCCCGACCTGCAGGACCTCGGCACCCTCGCCACCAGCGAACTCGTCGCCAACTCCCTCCAGCACGGCACCCCGCCCATGCGCCTGCGCCTGCGCCGCACCGACCGCCGCCTGATCATCGAGGTCACCGACGGCGACGACCACCTCCCCCGCCGCCGCCGCGCCGAACCGGGCGACGAGTCCGGCCGAGGCATCGCCATCGTCGCCACGATCGCCTCCAACTGGGGCAGCCGACGCACCCCGGGCGGCGGCAAAGCGGTGTGGTGCGAGTTCGTCCTACCGAACCCGGCAGAGTGA